A stretch of Saccharothrix texasensis DNA encodes these proteins:
- a CDS encoding IS3 family transposase (programmed frameshift) has translation MPKPYPREFRDDVVRVARDREPGVTVEQIAKDFGVHPMTLFKWLRQADTDECVKPGVSGNDSAELREARKRIKLLEQENEVLRRATAYLSQANLPKRLYPLVNELAADGIPVSVTCRVLDIARQPYYRWRARPVTGTELDQAYRANVLFDAHRDDPEFGYRFLADEARDAGLSMADRTAWRICSSMGWWSAFGRKRGRNGRKAGPPVHDDLVRRDFTATAPNRLWLADITEHPTTEGKLYLCAVKDVCSNRIVGYSIDSRMKSRLAVAALTNAVARRDEAVGCVVHTDRGSQFRSRKFVRALARNGLAGSMGRVGAAGDNAAMESFFALLQNNVLDRRTWHTRDELRIAIVTWIERTYHRRRRQAALGRLTPIEYEAIMTTSASQAA, from the exons GTGCCCAAGCCCTACCCTCGGGAGTTCCGCGACGATGTCGTGCGGGTCGCCCGTGATCGCGAGCCCGGCGTGACCGTCGAGCAGATCGCCAAGGACTTCGGGGTCCACCCGATGACCTTGTTCAAGTGGCTGCGCCAGGCCGACACCGACGAGTGCGTCAAACCCGGTGTGAGCGGGAACGACTCGGCCGAGCTGCGCGAGGCGCGCAAGCGGATCAAGCTGCTGGAGCAGGAGAACGAGGTCCTGCGGAGGGCGACCGCATATTTGTCGCAGGCGAACCTGCCG AAAAGGCTCTACCCGCTCGTGAACGAGCTCGCCGCCGACGGGATCCCCGTCTCGGTGACGTGCCGGGTACTCGACATCGCTCGACAGCCGTACTACCGGTGGCGTGCCCGGCCGGTCACCGGGACGGAACTCGATCAGGCGTATCGGGCGAACGTGTTGTTCGACGCGCACCGCGACGATCCGGAGTTCGGATACCGGTTCCTGGCCGACGAGGCCCGCGACGCCGGCCTGTCGATGGCGGATCGGACCGCGTGGCGGATCTGCTCGTCGATGGGTTGGTGGAGCGCGTTCGGCAGGAAACGCGGCCGCAACGGCAGGAAGGCCGGTCCGCCGGTCCACGACGACCTGGTCCGCCGCGATTTCACCGCCACCGCACCGAACCGGCTGTGGCTGGCCGACATCACCGAACATCCCACCACGGAAGGAAAACTGTATCTGTGCGCGGTCAAGGACGTCTGCTCCAACCGGATCGTGGGCTACTCCATCGACTCCCGGATGAAGTCGCGCCTCGCCGTCGCCGCGCTCACCAACGCCGTCGCCCGCCGCGATGAGGCCGTCGGCTGCGTGGTGCACACCGACCGCGGATCGCAATTTCGATCAAGAAAATTCGTCCGTGCGCTCGCACGCAACGGGCTGGCCGGCTCGATGGGCAGGGTCGGCGCCGCAGGAGACAACGCCGCCATGGAGAGCTTCTTCGCGTTGCTGCAGAACAACGTTCTCGACCGGCGTACCTGGCACACCCGCGACGAGCTCCGGATCGCGATCGTCACCTGGATTGAACGCACCTACCACCGCCGCAGACGCCAAGCCGCCCTCGGCAGGTTGACCCCCATCGAATACGAAGCAATCATGACCACGTCAGCCAGTCAGGCTGCGTGA
- a CDS encoding dsDNA nuclease domain-containing protein → MTTRSGVGGALAQADATTEPRSPARVVPADDSGAPTAGHFRYQHQVAAAHCLNMAKNGRVVAVVCEWHADFALQYDDDSWVLVSVKHRESAALSFAKLFEEGGLALLFDSWIGLDRRVAVRLCTNAEFSTSKSPISAKSIEQLCGDADQLMSLPPTDKMCSAVAWAVLKAAATQQLDNLPPVEKVPPSTAWENPAGLPDGMLEAARSFLGVLRIERFPPKRYVRDHVVRNYVHPLLGGLNRDTRTADECYDRLMKVVENASRDNDGRPLDPLERLGTPGALSLAGKLDERVRRRTITRDQVLDCMTVAHTNSVPVLPAGRRPPRAAGGRDLIRKLTDGEVGPDDREQALDLRDLWHDSWPRIATGFPQDLQVQYALEQDIMNLVRSLRLELAGADHFGTRLMAALHERLTVDALKSTPALPLHDYHLAGFAYELSDRCRFEFRVPGAAS, encoded by the coding sequence GTGACTACACGTTCGGGGGTCGGAGGCGCGTTGGCTCAGGCAGACGCTACGACCGAACCCCGATCGCCCGCCCGAGTGGTCCCGGCCGACGACTCAGGTGCTCCCACCGCCGGTCACTTCCGGTACCAGCACCAAGTGGCCGCGGCCCACTGCCTGAACATGGCGAAGAACGGTCGTGTGGTCGCCGTCGTGTGCGAGTGGCACGCCGACTTCGCGCTCCAGTACGACGACGACAGCTGGGTGCTGGTGTCGGTCAAGCACCGGGAATCCGCCGCGTTGTCGTTCGCCAAGCTGTTCGAGGAGGGCGGCCTCGCGCTGTTGTTCGACTCGTGGATCGGGTTGGACCGACGTGTCGCCGTCCGGCTGTGCACTAACGCCGAGTTCTCTACCTCGAAGTCACCCATTTCGGCTAAGAGCATCGAACAGCTCTGCGGAGACGCGGACCAGCTCATGTCCCTGCCGCCCACCGACAAGATGTGCAGCGCGGTCGCGTGGGCGGTGCTCAAAGCCGCGGCCACACAGCAGCTGGACAACCTGCCGCCGGTGGAGAAAGTGCCGCCCAGCACGGCGTGGGAGAACCCCGCCGGGCTACCGGACGGAATGTTGGAGGCAGCGCGGTCGTTCCTCGGGGTGCTCCGGATCGAGAGGTTTCCGCCCAAGAGGTACGTTCGTGATCATGTCGTTCGGAACTACGTGCACCCCTTGCTGGGCGGCTTGAACCGGGATACCCGGACGGCGGACGAGTGCTACGACCGGTTGATGAAGGTGGTCGAGAACGCGAGCCGGGACAACGACGGCAGGCCGCTCGACCCGCTTGAACGGCTCGGCACGCCCGGTGCGCTCAGTCTCGCCGGAAAGCTCGACGAGCGCGTCCGACGCCGGACCATCACACGAGACCAGGTGCTGGACTGCATGACGGTCGCCCACACGAACAGCGTCCCGGTGCTCCCCGCAGGGCGACGTCCTCCTCGTGCGGCCGGCGGCAGAGACTTGATCCGCAAGCTGACGGACGGCGAGGTAGGCCCCGACGACCGGGAACAAGCCCTGGACCTGCGGGATCTGTGGCACGACTCCTGGCCCAGGATCGCCACCGGCTTCCCGCAGGACCTCCAGGTCCAGTACGCCTTGGAACAAGACATCATGAATCTGGTGCGGTCGCTGCGGCTGGAACTGGCGGGGGCGGATCACTTCGGCACCCGGCTGATGGCCGCGCTGCACGAACGGCTCACCGTCGACGCGTTGAAGAGCACCCCTGCACTTCCGCTGCACGACTATCACCTGGCCGGCTTCGCGTACGAGTTGAGCGACCGGTGCCGGTTCGAGTTCCGGGTGCCAGGGGCCGCGTCGTGA
- a CDS encoding IS3 family transposase, protein MTRSYRFISENRAAFGVTRLCRLLRVRHPGFYEWLAAAPVEAARAKADERLAAETAEVHAGHRGAYGRLRITAELRRRGRQVNYKRVDRIMRERGIAGLTRRRRRSLTRPDMAAAPVSDLIGRDFTAPAPGRRLVGDIT, encoded by the coding sequence TTGACCCGCAGCTACCGGTTCATCTCCGAAAACCGCGCCGCCTTCGGCGTCACCCGGCTGTGCAGGCTCCTGCGGGTGCGACACCCGGGGTTCTACGAATGGCTCGCCGCCGCCCCCGTCGAGGCGGCGCGGGCGAAGGCGGATGAGCGCCTGGCCGCCGAGACCGCCGAGGTCCACGCCGGGCACCGGGGCGCCTACGGCCGCCTGCGGATCACAGCCGAGCTGCGCCGCCGCGGCCGACAGGTCAACTACAAACGAGTCGACCGGATCATGCGCGAGCGTGGGATCGCAGGTCTCACCCGCAGGCGACGCAGGTCGCTGACCAGGCCAGACATGGCCGCAGCGCCGGTGTCGGACCTGATCGGCCGCGACTTCACCGCCCCGGCGCCGGGTCGACGGCTGGTCGGCGACATCACCTAA
- a CDS encoding PfkB family carbohydrate kinase, whose amino-acid sequence MAEGLFVGLSTVDLGYLVAEYPDEDDKVTALEQATAAGGPATNAAVAFAFLAGGQSRLATAVGRHWMAGLIRDDLARHQVELVDLAPDQDGGPPASSIIVSGKTASRTVVSLDATRVQAPAPADPAALLGEAGIVLVDGHQAEPCAAAAAAARAAGVPVVFDGGHWKPTHAELLRHIDIAICSSRYAPPGTADVDETHQYLHDQGVRCAATTAGEGPIRWSTRRNGGVVKPPSVTALDTLGAGDIFHGAFCHYYLRDRDFPRALENAAAVAAASCERFGTRAWMASGRERFA is encoded by the coding sequence ATGGCAGAGGGTCTGTTCGTCGGGCTGTCCACCGTGGACCTGGGGTACCTGGTGGCCGAGTACCCGGACGAGGACGATAAGGTCACCGCGCTGGAGCAGGCCACGGCTGCCGGAGGCCCGGCGACCAACGCAGCGGTGGCCTTCGCATTCTTGGCTGGCGGGCAATCCCGGCTGGCGACCGCAGTGGGACGCCACTGGATGGCCGGTCTCATCCGCGACGACCTGGCCCGCCACCAGGTGGAGCTGGTCGACCTCGCCCCCGACCAGGACGGCGGCCCGCCAGCGTCCTCGATCATCGTCTCCGGGAAGACCGCGAGCCGGACGGTCGTGTCCCTGGACGCCACCCGCGTCCAGGCCCCCGCCCCGGCCGACCCGGCCGCGCTGCTCGGCGAGGCGGGGATCGTACTAGTGGACGGGCATCAGGCAGAGCCGTGCGCGGCGGCCGCCGCGGCGGCCAGAGCCGCCGGGGTGCCGGTGGTGTTCGACGGAGGGCACTGGAAGCCCACGCACGCCGAGCTGCTGCGGCACATCGACATCGCCATCTGCTCGTCCAGGTATGCACCTCCCGGCACGGCTGATGTGGACGAGACGCACCAGTACCTGCACGACCAGGGTGTGCGGTGCGCGGCCACCACAGCCGGGGAAGGGCCGATCCGCTGGTCCACCCGACGCAACGGGGGAGTGGTCAAACCGCCATCGGTCACTGCCTTGGACACCCTCGGGGCCGGCGACATCTTCCACGGCGCGTTCTGCCATTATTACCTGCGCGACCGGGACTTCCCGAGGGCATTGGAGAACGCAGCGGCCGTGGCGGCGGCGTCCTGCGAGCGGTTCGGCACCCGCGCCTGGATGGCGTCGGGCAGGGAGCGGTTCGCCTAA
- a CDS encoding transposase, whose protein sequence is MSTPSDKPPRRSSGGTPADPAARPSRRTFTAEYKLALVAEYENAPNGEKGAILRREGLYSSHVIEWTRARDAGRLGSGPAEPAEPRRKSTEQIELERLRRQNAKLTSDLAKTRMALDIMGKAHALLEELSGSTDEDRPPTRS, encoded by the coding sequence GTGTCCACCCCATCCGACAAGCCGCCTCGGCGTTCCTCCGGCGGGACACCGGCCGATCCGGCCGCGCGTCCGTCCCGGCGGACGTTCACCGCCGAGTACAAGCTCGCCCTGGTCGCCGAGTACGAGAACGCCCCGAACGGGGAGAAGGGCGCGATCCTGCGTCGCGAGGGCCTGTACTCCTCGCACGTCATCGAGTGGACCCGGGCCCGTGACGCGGGCCGGCTGGGAAGCGGACCGGCCGAGCCGGCGGAACCGAGGAGGAAGTCGACCGAGCAGATCGAGTTGGAGAGATTGCGCCGGCAGAACGCGAAACTGACCTCCGACCTGGCCAAGACCCGAATGGCACTGGACATCATGGGAAAAGCACACGCGCTCTTGGAAGAACTCTCCGGGAGCACGGACGAGGACAGGCCGCCGACGAGGTCTTGA
- a CDS encoding helix-turn-helix domain-containing protein, whose product MIVSLLYKVTRKLLSVPAVLLRSETVKDAELLVLQHENAVLRRQLVGPVRYEPADRFWFAALSGLVDRRRWGEVFPVTPATLLAWHRRLVARKWDGSAARRRIGRPPTRAAIKSLVLRLARENPRWGHRRIQGELARLGHGIAHSTVWQILHDAGIDPAPRRTGPTWREFLTAQAQGIIAADFIHLDTVLGKRLYALAFLEHGTRRLHITAVTAHPTQAWTTQQARNLTADLGTRMESLRFLLRDRDGKFRGLLHGLVPSELACRDGELGGCRCAQALPSGVPRRCRAGRP is encoded by the coding sequence GTGATCGTGTCCCTGCTGTACAAGGTGACCCGGAAGCTGCTGTCCGTCCCGGCGGTGCTTCTCCGCAGCGAGACGGTGAAGGACGCCGAACTGCTCGTCTTGCAGCACGAGAACGCGGTCCTGCGCCGACAACTCGTGGGTCCGGTCCGTTACGAGCCCGCCGATCGGTTCTGGTTCGCCGCCCTGTCCGGGCTGGTGGATCGTCGACGTTGGGGAGAGGTCTTCCCAGTCACGCCCGCCACTCTGCTCGCCTGGCACCGCAGACTCGTGGCCCGCAAGTGGGACGGGTCTGCTGCACGTCGACGCATCGGACGCCCACCGACACGAGCGGCGATCAAGTCGCTCGTGCTGCGGCTCGCCAGGGAGAACCCGCGATGGGGTCACCGCCGAATCCAGGGCGAACTGGCCCGACTCGGCCACGGGATCGCCCACTCGACGGTCTGGCAGATCCTGCACGACGCCGGCATCGACCCGGCACCACGCCGCACCGGCCCGACCTGGCGAGAATTCCTCACCGCCCAGGCCCAGGGCATCATCGCGGCCGACTTCATCCACCTCGACACCGTGCTCGGCAAACGCCTCTACGCGCTGGCGTTCCTCGAGCACGGCACCAGGCGCCTACACATCACCGCAGTCACAGCCCACCCGACCCAGGCCTGGACAACGCAGCAAGCCAGGAACCTCACCGCAGACCTCGGAACGCGCATGGAATCCCTGCGCTTCCTGCTCCGCGACCGCGACGGCAAGTTCAGGGGTCTGCTGCACGGATTGGTGCCATCTGAGTTGGCTTGCCGTGATGGTGAGCTGGGAGGATGTCGCTGTGCCCAAGCCCTACCCTCGGGAGTTCCGCGACGATGTCGTGCGGGTCGCCCGTGA
- a CDS encoding integrase core domain-containing protein yields MLVCDFFHVDCAVTLKRVYVFFVMEVATRYVHILGTTTNPDWPWTTQQSRNLLMDLADPADGFRFLIRDRAGQFTASFDAVFSDTGIHVVKIPPQCPQANSYAERFVGTVRREATDRLPIVNEHHLRAVLDRYATHYNHRRPHQARQLAPPRPDRPIAEPGCISIRRRPVLGGLINEYEPTAA; encoded by the coding sequence ATGTTGGTCTGCGACTTCTTCCACGTCGACTGCGCCGTCACACTCAAGCGGGTCTATGTGTTCTTCGTGATGGAGGTCGCCACGCGCTACGTGCACATCCTCGGCACCACGACCAACCCCGACTGGCCCTGGACCACGCAACAATCCCGCAACCTGCTCATGGACCTGGCCGATCCGGCAGACGGCTTCCGGTTCCTAATCCGCGACCGGGCCGGCCAGTTCACCGCCTCGTTCGACGCGGTCTTCTCCGACACCGGCATTCACGTCGTGAAGATCCCGCCACAATGTCCGCAGGCCAACTCCTACGCCGAACGGTTCGTCGGAACCGTCCGACGCGAAGCCACCGACCGACTGCCCATCGTCAACGAACACCACCTACGGGCGGTCCTGGACCGCTACGCGACCCACTACAACCATCGCCGACCACACCAAGCCCGGCAACTCGCGCCACCACGACCTGACCGACCGATCGCAGAGCCGGGCTGCATCTCGATACGCCGCCGACCAGTCCTCGGCGGCCTTATCAACGAGTACGAACCCACCGCAGCCTAA
- a CDS encoding DDE-type integrase/transposase/recombinase, whose translation MTTAFGELRAALVPVTTSCALTGRSRATHYRRLGATGPVHGPRPRRRPPPHALDAAERAGVLEVLTSPAYRDLAIPQVWVRELDEGRYRCSVSTMYRIARAAGQVRERRRVATHPPRARPELLAHGPSQVWSWDITALKGPVKGVWYRCYVVLDIFSRYVTGWLVAAAEDAVVARDFLADAVARNGTAPHTVHADRGGAMVSKPVSGLLVDLGVLRSHSRPRVSNDNPYSEAQFKTMKYMPDFPDRFGSLEDARAFCEEFFLAYNHEHRHSGIGMHTPASVHFGTADQIRDQRQATLDRAHTRYPQRFAHRPRPPRLPEAAWINQPVGQPQPTP comes from the coding sequence TTGACGACTGCCTTCGGCGAGTTGCGTGCCGCTCTGGTCCCGGTGACCACGTCGTGCGCGTTGACCGGCAGGTCCCGGGCCACGCACTACCGCCGCCTCGGGGCGACGGGCCCGGTGCACGGCCCCCGACCGCGCCGTCGTCCGCCGCCGCACGCCCTGGACGCCGCCGAACGCGCCGGGGTGCTGGAGGTGTTGACCAGCCCGGCCTACCGGGACCTGGCGATTCCGCAGGTGTGGGTGCGGGAGCTGGACGAGGGCCGCTACCGGTGCTCGGTGTCGACGATGTACCGGATCGCCCGCGCCGCCGGGCAGGTCCGCGAACGCCGCCGCGTCGCCACCCATCCACCCCGCGCCCGGCCCGAACTGCTCGCCCACGGCCCGAGCCAGGTGTGGTCCTGGGACATCACCGCGCTGAAAGGGCCGGTGAAGGGCGTCTGGTACCGCTGCTACGTCGTGCTGGACATCTTCTCCCGGTACGTCACCGGGTGGCTGGTCGCCGCCGCGGAGGACGCGGTCGTGGCCAGGGACTTCCTCGCCGACGCCGTCGCCCGCAACGGCACCGCGCCGCACACGGTCCACGCCGACCGCGGTGGCGCGATGGTCTCCAAGCCCGTCTCCGGGCTCCTGGTCGACCTCGGCGTGCTCCGCTCCCACTCCCGCCCCCGCGTCTCCAACGACAACCCCTACTCCGAGGCCCAGTTCAAGACGATGAAGTACATGCCCGACTTTCCCGACCGGTTCGGCTCACTGGAGGACGCCCGCGCGTTCTGCGAGGAGTTCTTCCTCGCCTACAACCACGAACACCGACACTCAGGCATCGGCATGCACACCCCCGCGTCCGTCCACTTCGGAACCGCCGATCAGATCCGCGACCAAAGACAGGCCACCCTCGACCGCGCCCACACCCGATATCCGCAACGCTTCGCACACCGACCCCGGCCACCCCGACTGCCCGAGGCAGCCTGGATCAACCAACCCGTCGGGCAACCGCAGCCGACCCCGTAA
- a CDS encoding WbqC family protein has product MPSPKNLVTIHQPHFLPWLGYINKLAVSDTFIFLDDVDFRRDYFQHRTRIVTRDGALRWATLPVVKHSSGEVIRNIYIHTRGIERVIRIFENEYRHHPNYRQLHAGIWDAMRSSGDRLLDVNMTLIRHLCNLLGLRCRIYLASDLCPRTERTTRIYELARITGGDALLVGSGNMLGIHDTRYWQKRGIAIYRQNFIVAHHKYVQPSSSSFVAMASTVDALFSVGAKTTGMRVMHAKPQLYDLQN; this is encoded by the coding sequence ATGCCGAGCCCCAAGAATCTTGTGACGATACATCAACCCCATTTTCTACCTTGGCTTGGATATATAAACAAGCTTGCTGTTAGCGACACTTTTATTTTCCTCGATGATGTCGACTTTCGTCGCGATTACTTTCAGCATCGCACACGGATTGTAACGAGAGATGGGGCTCTACGCTGGGCTACTTTGCCAGTCGTAAAGCATTCAAGCGGGGAGGTGATTAGAAATATCTACATACACACACGCGGGATTGAAAGGGTAATTCGCATCTTCGAGAACGAGTACCGCCACCACCCTAATTATAGACAGTTGCATGCAGGGATCTGGGATGCGATGAGGAGTTCGGGTGACCGCTTGCTAGATGTTAATATGACTCTAATTCGACACCTCTGCAACTTGCTTGGTTTGCGGTGCCGTATCTACCTTGCTTCCGACCTGTGTCCGCGGACAGAACGAACTACTAGAATCTATGAGCTGGCTCGGATTACCGGGGGCGACGCATTGCTTGTAGGGTCCGGCAATATGCTAGGAATTCACGATACGCGTTACTGGCAAAAACGGGGAATCGCTATTTATCGGCAGAATTTTATCGTCGCTCACCATAAGTACGTTCAGCCTTCAAGTTCCAGTTTCGTTGCGATGGCGAGCACGGTCGACGCGCTGTTCTCCGTGGGGGCTAAAACGACAGGAATGCGCGTAATGCACGCAAAACCTCAGTTGTATGATCTGCAGAATTGA
- a CDS encoding transposase, producing the protein MSGKSNYPEQFRKDAVELVRSSDRPLRQVARELGVNHETLRNWVHAADRAQTAPPVGGVSADERQELRDLRKRVAELELEKEILRKAAAYFAKEMGR; encoded by the coding sequence GTGTCAGGCAAGTCGAACTATCCCGAGCAGTTCCGCAAGGACGCCGTCGAGCTGGTCCGCTCCTCGGACCGGCCGTTGCGGCAGGTCGCCCGCGAGCTGGGCGTGAACCACGAGACCCTGCGCAACTGGGTCCACGCCGCCGATCGGGCGCAGACCGCCCCGCCGGTCGGCGGGGTGTCGGCCGATGAGCGGCAGGAGCTGCGAGACCTGCGCAAACGGGTGGCCGAGCTGGAGTTAGAGAAGGAGATCCTGCGCAAGGCGGCCGCCTATTTCGCCAAGGAGATGGGTCGTTGA
- a CDS encoding class I SAM-dependent methyltransferase: MPPEVAIIADYGSELRKAMTLELGAGGGRLTAALATISKSLVATDFSIPMTRKLKERLPGITVSQVDARNLHSFRAEEFDLCWFGYNGIDSIPIRDRRTVFSEVRNVLRCGGLFIFSTHDRTFAETAARTPIPVRPWRLGETKRFFRCVFNRARMRRYQEFGEDYALVNDRALNFGLMTYYVDRKWQNELLAEESFRVLSVYATDGSRWENCEQPTDKWHYFVCKAI, from the coding sequence ATGCCACCTGAGGTTGCTATAATCGCAGACTATGGCTCAGAGCTACGCAAGGCAATGACGCTCGAACTCGGCGCCGGCGGAGGTCGGCTTACCGCCGCTCTCGCCACCATATCTAAATCGCTTGTGGCTACTGATTTTAGCATTCCCATGACACGGAAACTCAAAGAGCGCCTTCCTGGCATTACGGTGTCACAGGTAGATGCACGTAATCTTCACTCATTTAGGGCTGAGGAGTTTGACCTTTGCTGGTTTGGCTACAACGGGATAGATTCAATTCCTATCCGTGATCGACGAACGGTATTTAGCGAAGTGCGAAACGTGTTGCGGTGTGGTGGTCTTTTTATCTTCTCAACACACGACCGTACCTTCGCCGAAACGGCAGCTCGCACACCTATTCCCGTGCGCCCGTGGCGTCTTGGTGAAACCAAACGCTTCTTTAGATGCGTTTTCAATCGAGCAAGGATGAGAAGGTATCAAGAGTTCGGCGAAGACTACGCCTTAGTGAATGATAGAGCGTTGAATTTCGGGTTGATGACCTACTACGTTGATCGCAAGTGGCAAAATGAATTGCTCGCAGAGGAGTCGTTTCGCGTATTGAGTGTATACGCGACAGACGGTAGCCGTTGGGAAAACTGTGAACAACCAACTGATAAGTGGCACTACTTCGTCTGTAAGGCCATCTGA
- a CDS encoding ATP-binding protein — protein MSTSPSIVQAGTITGGIHYSLTHQVPVPQQLPPAPIWFTGRSGELDKITDALDRSTSSETSTTTAIISGAGGMGKTSLALHWAYQNLQRFPDGQLFIDLCGFSPVGQPLTSGAAVSAFLESLGVDQRAIPVGLAAQVGLFRSLVAGKHILIVLDNARESEQVVPLLPGSATCTVLVTSRDRLSGLTASYGADLVRIDALSESDSRRLLTDRLGSTLLSSDPVATDELLGWCGGLPLALSVLIGRVSASQPGLPLKIFAAELRDATTRLGALDDGEPRASLSAVLSWSYRGLDGEQARLFDLLGLTPSGDISLSAAANLANLSDSSAKALLRSLERASLIQQHMSERYRMHDLLRLYAAERAFGKHTEGDRKAAMRRLVDYYLHTAHVGDRILHPHRASVELDQRAPGCHSIDLLDQSSAWTWFDAEHSCLLAVQRMALDQRWYAAVWQLAWVSDTFYTRRGRLYDHLVVWQVALDAVSRIDDGAIQATVHRLFGRACARAGRHTVAMSHLQRALVSAEAAGDRLGQAHTHHALAWLLEQAGDDTHALEHATLALPHYRAINDPAWEARALGLLGWYQARLKHNDQAYATLRNALSLSRHHGYMLGEAESLDSLGYLAHNTSKHAQAFRYYQHALRLYRTLEHTYDEADILDRLAETLYALDQYDQARQTWTQALELYRTQQRVADANRVERLLGQCR, from the coding sequence GTGTCAACCTCTCCATCGATCGTTCAAGCTGGAACGATCACAGGCGGCATTCACTACAGTTTGACTCATCAGGTCCCAGTGCCACAGCAATTGCCGCCGGCGCCGATATGGTTTACGGGGCGATCTGGCGAATTAGACAAAATAACCGACGCCTTGGATAGGTCAACGAGTTCTGAAACTTCGACGACTACTGCTATAATCTCGGGCGCTGGCGGCATGGGCAAAACATCGCTTGCACTGCATTGGGCGTATCAGAACCTGCAGCGTTTCCCTGATGGCCAGTTATTCATCGACTTGTGCGGCTTTTCTCCCGTTGGCCAACCTTTGACATCGGGTGCGGCAGTAAGTGCATTCCTGGAGTCCCTCGGCGTCGACCAGCGCGCTATTCCTGTAGGTCTAGCCGCCCAGGTTGGACTATTTCGCAGCCTAGTGGCGGGAAAACACATCCTCATCGTATTAGACAACGCCCGAGAGTCTGAGCAAGTTGTTCCATTGCTACCCGGAAGCGCTACCTGTACGGTTCTGGTCACCAGTCGTGATCGTCTCTCCGGACTGACCGCCAGTTACGGGGCCGACCTAGTTCGGATCGATGCTCTCTCGGAGAGCGATTCCCGGCGCTTGCTAACCGATCGATTGGGATCGACACTCCTTTCCAGCGATCCCGTAGCCACAGATGAACTACTGGGCTGGTGCGGCGGTCTTCCATTGGCGTTAAGTGTACTGATTGGCCGAGTAAGTGCAAGTCAACCCGGTCTCCCGCTAAAGATTTTCGCAGCCGAACTGCGAGATGCCACCACGCGTCTAGGTGCCCTGGATGACGGTGAGCCAAGAGCCAGTTTGTCGGCTGTGCTCTCGTGGTCGTATCGTGGTCTTGATGGCGAGCAGGCGCGACTGTTTGATCTTCTCGGGTTGACTCCAAGTGGCGATATCAGCTTGAGCGCGGCAGCCAACTTGGCAAATCTTTCGGATAGTTCTGCAAAGGCGTTGTTGCGCAGCCTAGAGAGAGCTTCATTGATCCAGCAGCACATGTCGGAACGTTATCGAATGCATGACCTTCTGCGGCTATATGCCGCAGAGCGGGCATTCGGCAAACACACCGAGGGCGACCGCAAAGCCGCGATGCGCAGACTGGTAGATTATTACCTTCATACGGCACATGTCGGGGACAGAATCCTTCATCCTCATCGAGCATCCGTCGAACTGGACCAACGAGCGCCTGGTTGCCACTCTATTGATCTGCTGGACCAATCCTCTGCCTGGACGTGGTTCGACGCTGAACACTCTTGCCTGCTCGCCGTACAGCGGATGGCTCTGGATCAACGGTGGTATGCGGCAGTGTGGCAGTTGGCCTGGGTTTCAGACACCTTCTATACTCGACGCGGGAGACTCTACGACCATCTGGTCGTATGGCAAGTAGCGCTTGATGCGGTGTCCAGAATCGACGACGGAGCTATTCAAGCCACGGTGCATCGGCTCTTTGGGCGTGCATGTGCCCGCGCCGGTAGACACACCGTGGCCATGAGCCATCTGCAACGTGCACTTGTTTCCGCCGAAGCTGCTGGGGACCGCCTCGGCCAAGCGCATACCCACCACGCCCTTGCCTGGCTATTGGAGCAAGCTGGAGATGACACCCACGCTCTCGAACACGCTACTCTGGCACTACCCCACTATCGTGCTATCAATGATCCTGCGTGGGAAGCTCGTGCACTTGGTCTACTCGGCTGGTACCAGGCACGACTTAAGCACAATGACCAGGCTTACGCCACCCTACGAAACGCCCTTTCCCTTTCCCGTCATCACGGCTACATGTTGGGGGAGGCTGAGAGTTTGGATAGCCTCGGCTACCTTGCGCACAACACTAGCAAACATGCACAAGCGTTCCGTTATTATCAACACGCCCTCAGATTATATCGGACTCTGGAGCACACGTATGACGAGGCGGATATTCTAGACCGGCTCGCCGAGACCCTGTACGCTCTTGATCAATATGACCAAGCTCGCCAAACCTGGACGCAAGCTCTTGAACTGTATCGAACGCAGCAGCGTGTCGCCGATGCTAATCGCGTTGAGCGCTTGTTGGGCCAGTGCCGCTAG